A single genomic interval of Carassius auratus strain Wakin unplaced genomic scaffold, ASM336829v1 scaf_tig00216127, whole genome shotgun sequence harbors:
- the LOC113097159 gene encoding acid-sensing ion channel 2-like, with product MDLKEGCGSEASRETESGGMGSLGGPTSWQSFAHRSTLHGLRFIFPYSSSSSHRSTSRRLLWSAALLASLVLLVLESTERLAYFLSYPHVTSVDAVVSGSLVFPAVTVCNLNAYRFTRLTQNDLYHAGELLALLDVHLQIPEPHLAEPHVLAFLTEKSNFTNYRPKPFSMREFTERVGHDLKEMMLYCRFQGQECSHQDFKTLFQRVVKKMMILILADGVVLDAELWSEELY from the exons ATGGACCTGAAGGAGGGCTGTGGAAGCGAGGCCAGCCGTGAGACCGAGAGCGGAGGCATGGGGAGCCTGGGAGGCCCCACGTCTTGGCAGTCCTTCGCCCATCGAAGCACCCTGCACGGTTTACGCTTCATCTTCCCCTACTCTTCGTCCTCCTCTCACCGCTCCACTTCACGCCGTCTGCTCTGGAGCGCGGCCTTGCTGGCCAGCCTGGTGCTCCTTGTCCTGGAGAGCACCGAACGGCTGGCTTACTTCCTCTCCTACCCCCACGTCACGAGTGTGGATGCTGTGGTTTCTGGCAGCCTAGTGTTTCCCGCGGTCACCGTCTGTAATCTGAACGCCTACCGTTTCACGCGTCTCACGCAGAATGACCTCTACCACGCCGGGGAACTGTTGGCCCTGCTAGACGTGCACCTGCAGATCCCTGAGCCGCACCTGGCCGAGCCCCACGTGCTGGCCTTCCTCACGGAGAAATCCAACTTCACTAACTACCGGCCCAAGCCATTCAGTATGCGGGAGTTCACTGAGCGAGTGGGCCACGACCTGAAGGAGATGATGCTCTACTGCCGTTTCCAGGGCCAGGAGTGCAGCCACCAGGACTTCAAAACG CTGTTTCAAAGGGTTGTAAAGAAAATGATGATATTGATTCTTGCTGATGGTGTGGTTCTGGATGCTGAGCTGTGGAGTGAAGAATTGTACTAG